From the Penicillium oxalicum strain HP7-1 chromosome V, whole genome shotgun sequence genome, one window contains:
- a CDS encoding Developmental regulator flbA: MPVSSVNHYREESLPCPDPTFVPDSTNSLPFTSRFRASLSNTTTTTSTTTPLSASTDSPVNPSTSFTGSVVGSISRRNRRSFAALAQKTSSALASLSTISTLSQPAAYNTAATLRSSNSSNSLSKLAKLSTTPLTPPFERDLDEQLPTSRSTSPDPTLHRRRLTLQRVPTPPHDFRPVPSGAAPAAIPKMHQTSSRLLRMTEDERPFTKDFMDLFSTLMVSLKLDSHRVRFTRYDHTFTSEEAINNLGSLKFSQSNRMPDPKDPSRIVTTTTTTTFSMAKEMARSVCQRFVDARFIEAVDGKAMPIFPLKGALFQLTPKGINILQRFCQRNGITARHVMDVLESPRNTMQLVNLERDTETDKLSHDRATIEVIFRRFAGQDGPNIKSSISTSDSDSLSDYSNGIIGVKMARERKLQDGKIYANTFTGKGAVDWLMDCSTTIERRETCLIAELFLKYGLITMIQDDKSFPDSNALFQPSKYAIYCITERGQRVCGWLARDKPRDMAAAYDSRGMPKDSNNARLTHILQDPALRLLFREFLRYSLCEENLSFYLDVSEFTSNYHKAEKVGTFNKADAVRETLAAAYGLYNAFLAPGSPCELNIDHALRNSLASRMTKAVGDDESMFKSLQEVVHLFELAQTSVFKLMSSDSVPKFLRDPKYSVVLQEHDVDIFGGSRSYSPTPGVPERSMSRSARSS, encoded by the exons ATGCCAGTGTCATCTGTGAACCATTACCGAGAAgaatctcttccttgccctGATCCTACATTTGTTCCTGACTCTACCAACTCTCTTCCTTTTACAAGTCGCTTTCGCGCATCTCTttccaacaccaccaccaccactagCACCACCACCCCTCTGTCGGCTTCGACCGATTCGCCTGTAAACCCTTCAACCTCCTTCACCGGCTCAGTCGTCGGTTCGATCTCGCGCCGAAATCGTCGCTCGTTTGCTGCTTTGGCCCAAAAGACCTCCAGCGCCCTAGCCAGCTTATCGACGATATCGACCCTCTCGCAGCCTGCCGCATACAACACTGCTGCCACCTTGCGttcttcaaattcctccAACAGTCTGTCGAAACTCGCTAAGCTGAGCACAACGCCCTTGACCCCACCATTTGAAAGGGACTTGGACGAGCAATTGCCCACCTCGCGCTCGACTTCGCCCGATCCAACTCTGCACCGACGGCGCTTGACGCTCCAGCGCGTCCCGACTCCCCCGCACGACTTTCGTCCAGTTCCTTCGGGCGCTGCACCCGCCGCCATTCCCAAGATGCACCAGACATCGTCAAGGCTGTTGCGCATGACTGAAGATGAGCGCCCATTCACCAAG GATTTCATGGACTTGTTCTCCACGTTGATGGTCAGCTTAAAGTTGGACTCTCATCGGGTCCGCTTCACCAGATATGACCACACCTTCACCTCGGAAGAGGCGATCAACAACTTGGGATCCCTGAAATTCTCCCAGTCCAACCGCATGCCCGATCCGAAGGACCCGTCGCGCATTGTGACCACCACGACTACGACCACTTTCTCCATGGCCAAAGAGATGGCCCGCTCCGTCTGCCAGCGATTTGTGGATGCTCGGTTCATCGAGGCGGTCGACGGCAAGGCCATGCCCATCTTCCCATTGAAGGGCGCGCTCTTTCAGCTCACTCCCAAGGGTATCAATATCCTGCAACGGTTTTGTCAACGCAACGGAATCACTGCTCGCCATGTGATGGATGTGCTGGAGTCGCCGCGCAACACTATGCAATTGGTCAATCTGGAGCGTGACACCGAAACCGACAAACTGTCCCACGATCGCGCCACAATTGAAGTGATATTCCGCCGATTCGCCGGACAGGATGGCCCAAACATTAAGAGCAGCATCTCCACGTCAGACTCCGATTCTCTCAGCGACTACTCAAACGGTATCATTGGCGTGAAGATGGCCCGGGAGCGTAAGCTGCAGGATGGCAAGATCTACGCCAACACATTCACCGGGAAAGGAGCGGTCGACTGGTTAATGGATTGTTCGACCACCATCGAGCGCCGCGAGACCTGTCTGATCGCGGAGCTGTTCCTCAAGTATGGCCTGATTACGATGATCCAGGATGACAAGTCCTTCCCCGACTCCAATGCGCTATTCCAGCCGTCCAAGTACGCAATCTACTGCATCACCGAGCGCGGACAACGCGTGTGTGGCTGGCTCGCTCGTGACAAACCCCGTGACATGGCTGCTGCTTACGACAGCCGCGGCATGCCCAAAGACTCAAATAACGCTCGTCTGACCCACATTCTGCAAGACCCCGCCCTTCGCTTGCTTTTCCGCGAGTTTTTGCGCTACTCTCTCTGCGAAGAAAACCTGTCCTTCTACCTCGACGTTTCGGAATTCACTTCCAACTACCACAAGGCCGAGAAAGTGGGCACTTTCAACAAGGCCGACGCCGTTCGGGAAACCCTTGCTGCCGCGTATG GCTTGTACAATGCCTTCCTGGCCCCGGGCTCACCATGTGAGCTCAACATCGACCATGCTCTCCGCAACAGTCTGGCCAGTCGCATGACCAAGGCGGTTGGAGATGACGAGTCTATGTTCAAAAGTCTGCAGGAGGTCGTGCACCTGTTTGAGCTCGCTCAGACCTCCGTCTTCAAACTGATGTCGAGT GATTCCGTCCCCAAATTCCTCCGCGACCCCAAGTATTCGGTTGTTCTGCAGGAACACGATGTCGACATTTTCGGCGGTTCTCGATCCTACTCTCCAACGCCCGGTGTTCCTGAACGGAGCATGAGCCGGTCTGCTCGGTCATCATAG